The Zalophus californianus isolate mZalCal1 chromosome 8, mZalCal1.pri.v2, whole genome shotgun sequence genome has a segment encoding these proteins:
- the LOC113938095 gene encoding uncharacterized protein LOC113938095, with amino-acid sequence MLDRRPIFSLGFASASAGASGSGLGGGGWQGSRSARTRGPARGDSGPRPRSSASGGSAPEGAFPHLDLRTPAHPTLVPLVQFRKLLASVPGRLFPRGRREPWVAAQLPLPPRRPSVLFKSVWDAGAFGNLGPLAPCGRGGPLVGAGTSARLWPRLLFQEAMT; translated from the exons ATGTTGGACCGCCGCCCTATCTTCTCTTTGGGGTTCGCCTCAGCTTCAGCCGGAGCGAGTGGGTCAGGCCTGGGCGGCGGGGGGTGGCAGGGGAGCCGGAGCGCGAGGACCCGCGGACCGGCGCGCGGCGACTCGGGCCCCCGGCCTCGGTCTTCCGCTTCTGGGGGCTCAGCACCCGAGGGCGCCTTTCCCCATCTGGACTTGAGAACTCCGGCTCATCCCACCCTCGTCCCTTTAGTCCAATTCCGGAAGCTTCTGGCCTCGGTTCCTGGACGGCTCTTTCCCCGGGGGCGCCGTGAGCCCTGGGTTGCCGCCCAGCTCCCGCTTCCTCCTCGAAGGCCCAGTGTGCTCTTCAAGTCTGTTTGGGATGCGGGAGCCTTTGGGAACCTCGGCCCCCTCGCCCCCTGCGGCCGCGGCGGCCCCCTCGTAGGGGCTGGAACAAGCGCGCGTTTGTGGCCGCGGTTATTATTTCAG GAAGCAATGACCTAA